A part of Rhodamnia argentea isolate NSW1041297 chromosome 8, ASM2092103v1, whole genome shotgun sequence genomic DNA contains:
- the LOC115737923 gene encoding SART-1 family protein DOT2, giving the protein MELDGSPYREKRDVGDGDSEEIGGQKSRDSSKNRNKERKKSGHREEKDQGNKDKDKEAKDDRLSSRDRRKDDRDEREKDRRKEDGEEHEKDRSRITKGREKERDHEQRDKHRDKEKEREREREREKDRKDRRKDREVEKESDDKEKGKEKSSREKEREREKEKLKEKEREKYRDKGREKEKDRLTDEAKEKSNRQRDREEDHDRDRSRDKERVTRKGDAHDYDRIKDDRVEFDIAEEKDDVGRGQNPDSASDGARLSTSILQDRISKAKEERLKRQPEPEGASEILAWVNRSRKLEQKRNAEKEKVLRLSKVFEEQDDIGHGESEDEQEVPRNAHDLAGVKVLHGLDKVIDGGAVVLTLKDQNILANGDINEEVDMLENVEIGEQKQRDEAYKACKKKTGIYDDKFSDDPASEKKLLPQYDDPAQDEGVTLDSSGRLTNEAEKKLEELRRRLQSASSSSHYEDLSSSAKISSDYFTQEEMLQFRKPKKKKSLRKKEKLDLDALEAEAISAGIGVGDLGSRKDGRRQASREEQEKIDAEMRKNAYQLAYAKAEEASRSLRVEQTLPIKTENEENAVIADDDEDLYKSLERARKLALKKQEEEGPSGPKAIALRATRIPSTQSAENQSLVTGESQESRVVMTEIEGFVSGLEVDEASRKPDTEDVFMDEDEAPVTSDNETKDEPGGWTESKEFGNDESPVNEDEEEVVPDETIHEAAVGKGLSGALKLLKDRGTLKETVEWGGRNMDKKKSKLVGIADDGQKEIRIERTDEFGRILTPKEAFRLISHKFHGKGPGKMKQEKRMKQYHEELKLKQMKNSDTPSLSAERMREAQAQMKTPYLVLSGHVKPGQNSDPRSGFATIEKDPGSLTPMLGDRKVEHFLGIKRKPEPSNLGALKKPKT; this is encoded by the exons ATGGAATTAGATGGATCTCCCTATAGAGAGAAGCGAGACGTGGGAGATGGTGATTCCGAGGAAATTGGAGGGCAAAAGTCTAGAGATTCGAGTAAGAATAGGAATAAGGAGCGGAAGAAGAGTGGTCACCGAGAAGAGAAGGATCAAGGGaacaaagataaagataaagaagcAAAAGACGATAGACTCTCAAGCAGGGATAGGAGGAAGGATGATAGAGATGAGCGTGAGAAGGATAGGAGGaaggaagatggagaagagCACGAGAAGGATAGGAGCAGGATTACTAAGGGTAGAGAGAAAGAGCGAGATCATGAACAGCGTGACAAACATAGAGACAAGGAGAAGGAGCGGGAGCGGGAGCGCGAGAGGGAAAAAGATCGAAAGGATAGACGGAAGGATCGAGAGGTAGAAAAGGAGAGTGATGACAAAGAGAAGGGGAAGGAGAAGAGTagcagagagaaagaaagagagagggaaaaggagaagctaaaggagaaggagagagaaaaatatagagacaaagggagagaaaaggagaaggacAGGTTGACAGATGAAGCAAAGGAGAAGAGCAATAGGCAGAGGGACCGGGAGGAAGATCATGACAGAGACAGGTCAAGAGATAAAGAAAGGGTAACGAGGAAAGGGGATGCACACGACTATGATAGGATCAAGGATGATAGGGTGGAATTTGACATTGCCGAAGAAAAGGACGACGTTGGGCGCGGGCAAAATCCCGATAGTGCTTCAGATGGAGCCAGGTTGTCCACCTCCATACTACAGGACCGCATCTCAAA GGCAAAAGAAGAGAGACTGAAAAGACAGCCCGAGCCTGAGGGTGCTTCTGAGATATTGGCATGGGTTAATAGGAGTCGTAAGCTTGAACAGAAAAGGAATGCAGAAAAGGAGAAAGTCCTCCGGCTATCGAAAGTATTTGAGGAGCAG GATGATATTGGTCACGGAGAGAGTGAAGATGAGCAAGAAGTTCCCAGAAATGCTC ATGATCTAGCAGGGGTGAAAGTACTTCACGGACTTGATAAGGTTATTGACGGTGGAGCAGTTGTTTTGACACTCAAAGATCAGAACATACTTGCAAATGGAGACATCAATGAAG AGGTTGATATGCTTGAGAACGTAGAAATTGGAGAGCAGAAACAGAGGGATGAAGCTTACAAAGCTTGCAAGAAGAAGACTGGAATCTATGATGACAA ATTCAGTGATGATCCTGCATCGGAGAAGAAATTACTTCCACAATATGACGATCCAGCTCAAGATGAG GGGGTAACTCTCGACTCTAGTGGACGTTTGACCAATGAAGCTGAAAAGAAACTGGAAGAG CTAAGGAGGAGGCTACAGAGTGCTTCTTCAAGTAGTCATTATGAAGATCTCAGCTCATCTGCCAAGATCTCGTCTGATTATTTCACTCAAGAGGAAATGCTTCAATTCAGAAagcccaagaaaaagaaatccttgaggaagaaagagaagttgGACTTAGATGCCCTTGAAGCGGAAGCAATTTCAGCAGGGATTGGTGTTGGAGATCTTGGATCACGTAAGGATGGGAGGAGGCAGGCTAGCagagaagaacaagagaaaatTGATGCTGAGATGAGAAAAAATGCCTACCAATTGGCCTATGCTAAAGCAGAGGAGGCATCTAGGTCACTGCGCGTGGAGCAAACTCTTCCCATTAAGACGGAGAATGAAGAAAACGCAGTCATTGCCGATGATGATGAGGATCTTTATAAATCTTTAGAGAGAGCTAGGAAATTGGCTCTGAAGAAGCAAGAAGAGGAGGGGCCTTCTGGTCCTAAAGCAATAGCTCTCCGTGCCACTAGGATCCCCAGCACACAGAGTGCAGAAAATCAGAGTCTTGTGACTGGTGAATCACAGGAAAGCAGGGTTGTCATGACAGAAATAGAAGGGTTTGTTTCAGGCCTCGAGGTTGATGAAG CATCTCGTAAGCCGGACACTGAAGATGTCTTCATGGATGAAGACGAAGCACCAGTAACATCTGATAATGAAACAAAAGATGAGCCCGGAGGCTGGACTGAATCTAAAGAATTTGGTAATGATGAAAGTCCTGTTAATGAGGATGAGGAGGAAGTTGTTCCGGATGAGACAATTCATGAAGCTGCAGTGGGGAAAGGGCTGTCGGGTGCCCTAAAGCTGCTCAAGGATCGGGGAACGCTTAAAGAAACCGTTGAGTGGGGTGGTAGAAACATGGATAAGAAGAAAAGCAAGCTCGTAGGCATTGCAGATGATGGACAGAAAGAGATCCGCATTGAAAGGACGGATGAATTTGGCCGAATA TTAACCCCAAAGGAAGCTTTCCGATTGATTTCCCATAAATTTCATGGAAAAGGACCTGGCAAAATGAAGCAAGAGAAGCGCATGAAGCAATACCACGAAGAATTGAAGTTGAAGCAGATGAAGAATTCAGACACGCCTTCATTGTCTGCAGAGAGGATGagggaagctcaagctcaaatgAAGACACCTTATCTTGTGCTAAGTGGTCATGTTAAGCCGGG TCAAAACAGTGATCCGAGAAGTGGATTTGCCACCATTGAGAAAGATCCAGGGAGCTTAACGCCCATGCTTGGAGATAGGAAG GTTGAGCATTTCTTGGGGATAAAGCGAAAGCCTGAGCCTAGTAACTTGGGAGCACTAAAGAAGCCAAAAACTTGA
- the LOC115738063 gene encoding F-box/LRR-repeat protein 14, protein MDDLPDQLVWEILDRIMKTTDRNATSLACKRLYMLDNEQRHSLRVGCGLDPANEALTALCIRFPNLAKVEISYAGWMSKLGKQLDDQGLIILSDYCPSLSNLTLSYCTFITDVGLRHLISCSKLSTLKLNFAPRITGCGILSLVLGCKSLTVLHLIRCLNVSSVEWLDHIGKLETLEDLAIKNCRAIGEGDLVKLGASWRKLRRLQFEVDANYRYMKVHDRSVDRWQTQQVPCENMLEMSLVNCIIHPGRGLASVLGQCENLESISLDMCVGIRDCDIISLSQKSRNLRSLSLRVPSDYSLPLLMNNPLRLTDESLKALAQNCSMLEEIMISFSDGEFPSFSSFTLNGILSLVKMCPIRKLALDHVDSFNDDGMEALCSAQYLEFLQFVRCQEVSDEGLQHVIHFPSLRTLRLVKCLGVTDDGLKPLVGSQKLELLVVEDCPQISERGLQGAAESVSFRQDLSWMY, encoded by the coding sequence ATGGATGATTTACCGGATCAATTGGTTTGGGAAATCCTGGACAGGATCATGAAAACCACAGACAGGAATGCTACTTCTCTAGCATGTAAAAGGCTTTACATGCTGGATAATGAACAGAGACATTCTCTTCGTGTCGGTTGTGGTTTGGACCCTGCAAATGAAGCTCTGACTGCTCTCTGTATCAGGTTCCCGAATTTGGCAAAGGTAGAGATAAGTTATGCAGGTTGGATGTCCAAATTGGGGAAACAGTTGGATGACCAAGGGCTTATCATTCTTTCTGACTATTGTCCCTCTTTGAGTAATCTCACCTTAAGTTACTGCACATTCATAACGGATGTGGGTCTTCGCCATTTGATTTCATGTTCCAAGCTCTCCACTTTGAAGTTGAACTTTGCACCGCGAATTACTGGCTGCGGCATACTATCTCTTGTGCTGGGCTGCAAAAGTCTCACTGTTCTCCATCTTATCCGATGTTTAAATGTTTCCAGTGTCGAGTGGCTAGACCACATTGGAAAGCTTGAAACCCTAGAAGATCTTGCAATAAAAAATTGTAGGGCAATTGGTGAGGGAGACTTGGTTAAGCTAGGTGCTAGTTGGAGAAAACTAAGGCGTTTACAGTTTGAAGTAGATGCTAATTACAGATACATGAAGGTTCATGATCGCTCAGTGGATCGATGGCAAACACAGCAGGTCCCGTGTGAAAATATGCTGGAGATGAGCTTGGTCAATTGCATCATCCACCCTGGGAGAGGTCTTGCTTCCGTGCTGGGTCAATGTGAAAACCTAGAGAGTATTTCCTTGGACATGTGTGTTGGGATCAGGGACTGTGATATCATCAGTTTATCACAAAAGTCTAGGAACCTTCGTTCTCTGTCACTTCGTGTCCCGTCAGACTACTCACTACCACTTTTGATGAATAACCCATTGAGATTGACAGATGAGAGTCTAAAAGCTTTGGCTCAGAATTGTTCGATGCTCGAAGAGATTATGATATCCTTCTCCGATGGGGagtttccttcattttcttcattcaCATTGAATGGTATTCTTAGTTTGGTTAAAATGTGCCCCATCCGCAAACTAGCTCTCGACCATGTAGACTCCTTCAATGATGATGGGATGGAAGCACTGTGCTCTGCTCAGTATTTGGAGTTCTTGCAGTTTGTCAGATGCCAAGAGGTAAGTGATGAGGGACTGCAGCATGTAATCCACTTTCCTTCTTTGCGCACCTTGCGATTGGTAAAGTGCCTGGGAGTTACCGATGATGGCCTGAAGCCACTTGTGGGATCACAAAAATTAGAGTTGCTTGTGGTGGAAGATTGTCCTCAAATTTCAGAAAGGGGCCTTCAAGGTGCTGCAGAGTCTGTTTCTTTCAGGCAAGACTTGTCATGGATGTATTGA